The Ralstonia pickettii genome has a segment encoding these proteins:
- a CDS encoding ArsR/SmtB family transcription factor — MESIDATRAVKALAALAHDRRLSVFRLLVTAGPDGMSPGAIAEQIGLPAPTLSFHLKELSQAGLIDGHNQGRHIFYRANYTCMNSLVSFLMENCCAAGRACSTTPIDMEA; from the coding sequence ATGGAATCGATAGACGCAACGCGAGCGGTCAAGGCACTTGCAGCGCTGGCGCACGACCGGCGCCTTTCGGTCTTTCGTTTGCTGGTCACCGCCGGTCCGGACGGCATGAGCCCCGGAGCTATTGCAGAGCAAATCGGGCTTCCCGCTCCCACGCTGTCGTTCCACTTGAAAGAGCTCTCTCAAGCGGGCCTGATCGACGGCCATAACCAGGGGCGCCACATCTTCTACCGCGCCAACTACACGTGCATGAACTCGCTTGTCAGCTTTCTGATGGAAAACTGCTGTGCGGCGGGACGCGCGTGCTCAACCACCCCCATCGATATGGAGGCATAA
- a CDS encoding ArsI/CadI family heavy metal resistance metalloenzyme: MKRFHVHVVVPELSESVRFYSGLFGAPPTVQKDDYAKWMLEDPRINFAISARGGEVGVDHLGFQVDSDEELAQLRAQVAAASVPVMDQPDAQCCYASSNKYWTQDPAGVPWETYHTLGEIPLFGADAAQREPAGEASACCAPAVPVPAVIKRKAACC; encoded by the coding sequence ATGAAACGGTTCCACGTGCATGTGGTCGTTCCCGAGCTCAGCGAGAGCGTGCGGTTCTATAGCGGCTTGTTCGGGGCGCCGCCGACGGTCCAGAAAGACGACTATGCCAAATGGATGCTGGAGGATCCCCGCATCAACTTCGCCATCTCTGCGCGTGGCGGCGAGGTCGGGGTTGACCACCTGGGCTTCCAGGTGGATAGCGACGAAGAGCTGGCGCAACTGCGCGCCCAGGTGGCTGCTGCCAGCGTCCCCGTGATGGATCAGCCCGATGCCCAGTGCTGCTACGCATCGTCGAACAAGTACTGGACACAAGATCCGGCGGGAGTGCCGTGGGAGACCTACCACACGCTTGGAGAAATCCCGCTCTTCGGAGCGGACGCCGCCCAGCGCGAACCAGCCGGGGAAGCCAGCGCGTGCTGCGCGCCCGCCGTGCCAGTCCCGGCCGTGATCAAGCGCAAAGCCGCCTGCTGCTAA
- the arsN2 gene encoding arsenic resistance N-acetyltransferase ArsN2, which produces MDTLNFRPARPDDYLAIRLLLIEEGLPSEDVAIGQASRFHLAIQDDSLLACAGLELYGSDALLRSVAVDKRARRHGLGRILVDIAERDARATGAHRLFLLTTTAASYFEKLGYATVDRSAAPTLLQASTQFASLCPASAICLSKQV; this is translated from the coding sequence ATGGATACCCTTAACTTTCGACCTGCACGCCCCGACGACTATCTTGCCATCCGCTTGCTGCTCATCGAGGAGGGGCTGCCAAGCGAGGATGTTGCGATCGGGCAAGCCAGCCGTTTCCACTTGGCCATACAAGATGACAGCCTTCTGGCCTGTGCCGGATTGGAGCTCTACGGATCAGATGCGCTGCTTCGGTCGGTGGCTGTCGACAAGCGTGCGCGTCGACACGGCCTAGGCCGCATCCTGGTGGACATTGCGGAGCGGGATGCCCGCGCCACTGGCGCGCACCGACTCTTTCTGTTGACCACGACTGCCGCCAGCTATTTCGAGAAACTTGGCTACGCCACTGTCGATCGCAGTGCCGCGCCGACATTGCTCCAGGCGTCGACTCAATTCGCCTCTCTTTGTCCGGCATCGGCGATCTGCCTCAGCAAACAGGTGTGA
- the modA gene encoding molybdate ABC transporter substrate-binding protein: protein MLRRRFASWLAGAIAAAALSSPSLAQTPPTVAAAADLKFALEEVAAQFERETGQKMRLVFGSSGNFYSQIVQGAPFHLYMSADEAFVFKLADAGKTMDRGRLYAVGRIGVIVPQGSPLKADGQLADLAAAIKDGRLQKFAIANPEHAPYGARAREALQHAGLWDAIQPKLVLGENISQTAQFATSGATQGGIIALSLAKAPAMAKLGDFALIPESWHQPLKQRMVLLKDAPPAARAFYEYLSTPPAQEIMVHYGFAMPKDR from the coding sequence ATGTTGCGTCGCCGATTCGCCTCGTGGCTCGCCGGAGCTATTGCTGCTGCCGCCCTCAGTTCGCCTTCGTTGGCCCAGACGCCACCGACAGTCGCGGCAGCCGCCGATCTGAAGTTCGCCCTCGAAGAGGTTGCTGCCCAGTTCGAGCGTGAGACCGGTCAGAAGATGCGTCTGGTGTTCGGCTCTTCTGGCAACTTCTACTCGCAGATCGTGCAGGGGGCACCATTCCACCTGTATATGTCGGCCGACGAAGCGTTTGTGTTCAAGCTGGCCGACGCCGGCAAGACGATGGATCGAGGGCGTCTATACGCCGTCGGCCGCATTGGCGTCATCGTGCCGCAAGGCTCGCCTCTCAAGGCGGACGGGCAACTGGCCGACCTGGCGGCTGCGATCAAGGATGGGCGCTTGCAGAAGTTCGCCATTGCCAATCCCGAGCACGCCCCCTATGGAGCGCGAGCCCGTGAGGCGTTGCAGCACGCGGGCCTGTGGGACGCTATCCAGCCCAAGCTGGTGCTCGGCGAGAACATTTCGCAGACGGCCCAGTTCGCCACGTCGGGCGCGACGCAGGGCGGCATCATTGCGCTGTCGCTGGCCAAGGCCCCGGCGATGGCCAAGCTCGGCGACTTTGCGCTGATCCCGGAGAGCTGGCACCAACCTCTGAAACAACGGATGGTGCTGCTCAAGGACGCGCCGCCCGCCGCCCGCGCCTTCTACGAATACCTGTCGACCCCGCCCGCGCAGGAAATCATGGTGCACTACGGCTTCGCCATGCCCAAGGATCGCTAA
- the modB gene encoding molybdate ABC transporter permease subunit, giving the protein MDWQALSVSLQLAGVTLVILLPAGLVVGRWLAYTTLAGKAWIEALVLLPLVLPPTVLGYYLLSSLGSASLLGGWFARAFNVHLTFNFLGLVLASIVFNVPFLVQPVQRAFEAIPGQLSEAAAVSGLSGWQTFWRVELPLAWPGVLSAMVLTFVHTLGEFGVVLMIGGSIPGETKTIAIAIYDRVQAFDLTAANRMAVLLVLLSLGAVATSLFASTRLTARR; this is encoded by the coding sequence ATGGATTGGCAAGCGCTGTCCGTCTCTCTGCAACTCGCCGGCGTCACGCTGGTGATACTCCTGCCGGCAGGCCTGGTGGTGGGCCGCTGGCTTGCTTATACGACATTGGCGGGCAAGGCCTGGATCGAAGCCCTGGTCCTCCTGCCGCTGGTTTTGCCGCCCACGGTGCTGGGGTACTACCTCCTCTCGTCGCTGGGCAGTGCGTCGCTGCTGGGCGGCTGGTTTGCGCGGGCATTCAACGTCCACCTGACTTTCAATTTCCTGGGGTTAGTGCTCGCCTCCATCGTGTTCAACGTGCCGTTCCTGGTGCAGCCGGTGCAGCGGGCGTTCGAGGCCATCCCTGGTCAACTGAGCGAGGCAGCGGCCGTCAGCGGGTTAAGCGGCTGGCAGACATTCTGGCGCGTTGAGCTGCCGCTCGCCTGGCCCGGAGTGCTCTCGGCCATGGTGCTGACGTTCGTCCACACGCTTGGCGAGTTCGGGGTCGTGCTCATGATCGGCGGAAGCATCCCCGGCGAGACCAAGACCATTGCGATCGCCATCTATGACCGCGTGCAGGCGTTCGACCTCACGGCCGCCAATCGCATGGCCGTGCTCCTGGTGCTGTTGTCGCTCGGTGCCGTTGCGACGTCCCTATTCGCGTCAACCAGGTTGACCGCACGCCGATGA
- a CDS encoding ArsR/SmtB family transcription factor: MKEKDAIKVLSALAQSTRLSIFRRLVVAGPEGLSVGVIQEELDLASATLSFHLKELTHAGLVSSRQEGRFVYYAPEIEHMNSLIDFLTENCCQGADTAACKPAKKVKCKPVAA; this comes from the coding sequence ATGAAGGAAAAAGACGCCATCAAAGTTCTGTCGGCGCTGGCCCAGTCCACGCGCCTGAGCATTTTCCGCCGTCTGGTGGTCGCTGGCCCGGAAGGTCTGAGCGTTGGTGTCATTCAGGAAGAGCTCGACCTAGCGAGCGCGACGTTGTCCTTTCACCTCAAGGAGCTGACGCACGCCGGGCTGGTGTCTTCACGCCAGGAAGGACGCTTTGTGTATTACGCGCCTGAAATCGAGCACATGAATTCGCTGATCGATTTCCTGACCGAAAATTGCTGCCAAGGCGCCGATACGGCCGCATGCAAGCCCGCCAAGAAGGTCAAGTGCAAGCCGGTCGCCGCCTGA
- a CDS encoding MFS transporter, with translation MQSSNLPFVDASPTPVPLSQQEPHDLLKTWSLALAQLVSWGTVYYSFSLFVVPMEHAMGWSRASLNAALSLGLLVSGFAALPVGRWIDAGYGRRVMVVGSALSGAMLLLWAYVNWLPILFVVWFGLGLSMSATLYDPVFAVITHRYPLTYRAKITLITLVAGFASTVFIPLTGWLVNVWGWRATLIVLAVANLTVCLPIHAAAMPSSRGAGARKSAEVDHKSTDAVSIARALRSITFWALLICFTAYYAVFAGMTFHLVPLLKERGVPTAVMLTVMAMVGPAQVVARAAWYVFGRALPMTTLGIIVVLALPLSVLLLMAVSTSAWGLMGFALLYGAANGMMTILRGTAIQELLWTQGYGALSGMLSMPSNLAKGLAPIAVAGVWSITMTYGPAEYVFLLLALVATAAFAIAARYSGREVQLPSLHPTRDDAAPHA, from the coding sequence ATGCAGTCCTCCAATCTGCCGTTCGTCGATGCATCGCCAACACCGGTCCCGCTGTCACAGCAGGAGCCGCATGATCTGCTGAAGACGTGGTCGTTGGCCCTTGCTCAACTGGTGTCGTGGGGAACGGTCTACTACTCCTTCTCCCTGTTCGTCGTGCCGATGGAGCATGCAATGGGCTGGAGTCGCGCGTCGTTGAATGCTGCGCTGTCGCTTGGTCTTCTTGTGAGCGGTTTTGCCGCACTGCCGGTAGGGCGTTGGATTGATGCCGGCTACGGGCGGCGGGTGATGGTGGTCGGATCAGCGTTGTCAGGGGCAATGCTGCTGTTGTGGGCCTACGTGAACTGGTTGCCTATCTTGTTTGTCGTGTGGTTCGGACTCGGCCTCTCCATGTCGGCAACCCTTTACGACCCGGTTTTTGCTGTCATCACGCACCGCTATCCGCTGACCTACCGGGCCAAAATAACACTCATCACGCTGGTGGCGGGCTTTGCCAGCACCGTGTTCATTCCGTTGACAGGGTGGTTGGTGAATGTTTGGGGCTGGCGAGCGACGCTAATTGTGCTTGCGGTCGCGAACCTCACTGTTTGTCTGCCGATCCACGCGGCTGCTATGCCGTCCTCGCGTGGCGCGGGCGCCCGCAAGTCGGCCGAGGTGGATCACAAATCGACGGATGCAGTTTCGATAGCGCGAGCACTGAGGTCAATCACCTTCTGGGCGCTCTTGATCTGTTTCACGGCGTACTACGCGGTGTTTGCCGGCATGACGTTTCACCTCGTTCCGCTGCTGAAAGAGCGTGGCGTGCCCACAGCTGTTATGTTGACCGTGATGGCGATGGTAGGCCCAGCGCAGGTTGTCGCGCGCGCGGCGTGGTATGTCTTCGGACGTGCATTGCCCATGACCACCTTGGGCATCATCGTTGTTCTGGCGTTGCCCTTGTCCGTTCTGCTGCTGATGGCTGTTAGTACCTCGGCTTGGGGGCTGATGGGCTTCGCGCTTCTGTACGGCGCTGCCAACGGCATGATGACCATCCTGCGCGGCACGGCGATCCAGGAGCTGCTTTGGACGCAGGGCTATGGGGCGCTGAGCGGCATGCTCTCGATGCCCTCAAACCTTGCCAAAGGGCTAGCGCCTATAGCTGTTGCAGGCGTATGGAGCATCACGATGACGTATGGACCAGCCGAATATGTCTTCCTTCTCCTCGCCCTTGTGGCCACAGCCGCATTCGCGATCGCCGCGCGCTACAGCGGGCGCGAAGTACAGCTTCCCTCGCTTCACCCGACTCGCGATGATGCAGCTCCGCACGCTTGA
- a CDS encoding ABC transporter ATP-binding protein, with protein sequence MSNETPATGLALDFEIEQRRPMPLTGAFACRAGELLAVVGPSGAGKTSMMRALAGLMRPENGRIAVGGEVWCDTARGIYVPAQHRHVGLVFQNYALMPHLSAVDNVALSLLHLPSRTRREQARQWLEHMHLSPEQQSRRPAALSGGQQQRVAVARALAREPRLLLLDEPFSAVDQMSRRSLYALLADLRRDLAIPIVLVTHDLAEARLLADQLVVLDGGMVLQQGAPHTIHFAPRNARVAELVGVQNHFTGQWLGPTQSKGWGLLRWTAADGESGDTPFLTVRDKGRIPAGQLVTWVIPNDGIALVDGLPSQAGDFAATVQEARHLGEISLVSLLLSDMPATAVRVTLSGPMRSQLAIGQPCCVRLNLDLIHVMPLRNRP encoded by the coding sequence ATGAGCAACGAGACACCTGCTACCGGGCTGGCGCTCGATTTCGAGATCGAGCAACGCCGCCCCATGCCTCTGACGGGTGCATTCGCCTGCCGAGCGGGCGAACTTCTCGCGGTGGTCGGCCCCTCGGGTGCTGGCAAGACCTCCATGATGCGCGCACTGGCTGGGCTGATGCGTCCGGAAAACGGCCGCATTGCCGTGGGCGGTGAAGTCTGGTGCGACACGGCACGAGGCATCTACGTGCCGGCGCAGCACCGCCATGTCGGCCTGGTGTTCCAAAACTACGCCCTGATGCCGCACTTGAGCGCCGTGGACAACGTCGCCTTGTCGTTGCTGCACCTGCCAAGTCGCACCCGTCGGGAGCAAGCACGCCAGTGGCTTGAGCACATGCACCTCTCGCCGGAACAGCAATCGCGTCGACCAGCAGCGCTCTCCGGCGGGCAGCAACAGCGGGTTGCGGTGGCTAGGGCGCTGGCGCGGGAACCACGCCTGTTGCTGCTCGACGAACCGTTCTCCGCCGTGGACCAGATGAGTCGTCGGTCGCTCTATGCACTGCTGGCCGACCTCAGGCGTGATCTGGCGATTCCCATTGTGCTGGTGACCCACGATCTGGCGGAGGCCCGACTATTGGCGGACCAGCTGGTGGTGCTCGATGGGGGGATGGTCCTACAACAGGGCGCGCCGCACACCATTCACTTTGCACCACGGAACGCGCGCGTCGCCGAGCTGGTTGGGGTGCAGAACCACTTCACAGGCCAATGGCTGGGACCCACGCAATCAAAGGGGTGGGGATTGCTGCGCTGGACCGCTGCCGACGGTGAAAGTGGCGACACACCGTTTCTGACCGTACGTGATAAAGGCCGCATTCCCGCCGGACAGCTCGTTACCTGGGTCATCCCGAACGACGGGATTGCACTCGTGGATGGGCTACCTAGCCAGGCGGGCGACTTCGCCGCAACCGTGCAGGAAGCCCGCCATCTAGGTGAGATTTCGCTTGTCTCGCTGTTGCTCTCGGATATGCCTGCCACCGCTGTGCGGGTGACCCTCTCGGGCCCCATGCGATCGCAGTTGGCGATTGGCCAACCGTGTTGCGTTCGTCTGAATCTCGATCTCATCCACGTGATGCCATTGCGCAACCGGCCATGA
- the arsH gene encoding arsenical resistance protein ArsH: MTATNHAASISEGITLPAAQEAFLDTDIAARLGMQGEPPVRILLLYGSLRERSYSRFLVEEAARLLQRFGADIRIFDPRGLPLVDEVEGNQHPKVKELLQLSLWSEGQVWCSPERHGTITGVIKTQIDHLPLSAGGVRPTQGRTLAVMQVSGGSQSFNSVNQLRQLGRWMRMFTIPNQSSVAKAYEEFDEAGRMKPSSYYERLVDVIEELVKFTLLLRGKADYLVDRYSERLEESRPLSPVRELAARVIADQEATTTQVPAQ; this comes from the coding sequence ATGACCGCTACAAATCACGCAGCCTCGATAAGCGAAGGCATCACGCTGCCAGCAGCACAGGAAGCGTTTCTCGACACGGATATCGCCGCACGCCTGGGCATGCAGGGCGAGCCCCCGGTTCGCATCCTGCTGCTGTATGGCTCGCTGCGCGAGCGCTCCTACTCACGCTTCCTCGTGGAAGAGGCCGCGCGCCTGTTGCAGCGATTTGGCGCGGACATCAGGATCTTTGATCCGCGCGGCTTGCCGCTGGTCGACGAAGTCGAAGGCAATCAGCACCCGAAGGTGAAGGAACTGCTGCAGCTGTCGCTCTGGTCTGAGGGTCAGGTGTGGTGTAGCCCCGAGCGGCACGGCACGATCACCGGGGTCATCAAAACGCAGATCGACCATCTGCCGCTGTCTGCCGGTGGTGTCCGCCCGACGCAAGGCCGAACGCTTGCTGTGATGCAAGTCAGCGGCGGTTCGCAGTCGTTCAACTCGGTCAATCAACTCCGGCAGCTCGGCCGATGGATGCGGATGTTCACCATCCCGAACCAATCCTCAGTGGCCAAGGCCTATGAAGAATTCGACGAGGCCGGGCGTATGAAGCCATCTTCCTATTACGAGCGCCTGGTTGATGTCATAGAGGAACTGGTCAAGTTCACCTTGCTGCTTCGCGGCAAGGCCGACTATCTGGTTGACCGGTATAGCGAACGCCTGGAGGAATCCCGTCCGCTGAGCCCCGTGCGTGAGCTGGCTGCGCGGGTGATCGCCGATCAGGAGGCGACGACAACGCAAGTGCCGGCCCAATAA
- a CDS encoding winged helix-turn-helix domain-containing protein, which translates to MTTSPLDNERMRFRVQIKHAVAIGPGKADVLEGIAETGSIAETGRRLGMSYQRVWSLVAALNQDFVEPLVVKQRGGTAGGGAHLTETGKQVLKVYRAIERDAERAIAKRLPDLTKLIRPDAGKDA; encoded by the coding sequence TTGACTACATCCCCCCTCGACAACGAACGCATGCGCTTTCGCGTGCAGATCAAGCACGCGGTGGCCATCGGACCGGGCAAAGCCGATGTCCTGGAGGGCATTGCCGAAACCGGCTCGATCGCCGAGACGGGCCGACGGCTCGGCATGAGCTACCAGCGCGTTTGGTCGTTGGTTGCCGCCCTGAATCAGGACTTTGTGGAGCCGCTCGTCGTTAAGCAACGCGGTGGGACTGCCGGCGGAGGCGCACACCTGACCGAGACCGGCAAGCAGGTGCTGAAGGTGTACCGCGCCATCGAACGCGATGCCGAGCGCGCGATCGCCAAGCGCCTGCCGGATCTGACCAAGCTGATCCGTCCGGATGCTGGCAAAGACGCGTAG